Proteins encoded by one window of Lathyrus oleraceus cultivar Zhongwan6 chromosome 1, CAAS_Psat_ZW6_1.0, whole genome shotgun sequence:
- the LOC127115445 gene encoding aldehyde dehydrogenase family 2 member C4, which yields MKNIPTIKFKKLFINGEFVDSVSGKTFETVDPRTEEVITEIAEATKEDVDIAVKAARQAFDNGPWPRMPGAERAKIMVKWATLIERNIEEVAALDTIDGGKLYSWCKTVDIPEAANILRYYAGAADKIHGEVFKTSRNLHLYTLMEPIGVVGHIIPWNFPTIMFFTKVAPSLAAGCTMVLKPAEQTPLSALFYAHLAKQAGIPDGVLNVVPGFGSNAGAAITSHMDIDAVSFTGSTETGRRVMQAAALSNLKPVSLELGGKSPIIVFDDADVDKAVDLALFGILHNKGEVCVAFSRVFVQEGVYDEFEKKVVEKVINWVVGDPFDPKVQQGPQTSKVQFDKILSYIEHGKNEGATLLYGGRKVGKKGYYIEPTIFTNVKDDMLIAQDEIFGPVMTLSKFKTIDEAIKKANNTKYGLAAGIVTQNLDIANTVTRSIRAGIIWINCYFAFDNDCPFGGYKMSGFGRDYGLEALHKYLQVKSVATPIYNSPWL from the exons atgaaaaatATTCCAACTATAAAGTTTAAAAAACTTTTCATCAATGGAGAATTTGTGGACTCAGTTTCAG GAAAAACTTTTGAAACTGTTGATCCAAGAACAGAAGAAGTAATTACAGAAATTGCTGAAGCAACCAAAGAAGATGTTGATATTGCTGTCAAAGCTGCACGCCAGGCGTTCGATAATGGTCCGTGGCCACGCATGCCTGGTGCT GAAAGAGCAAAGATTATGGTGAAATGGGCGACATTGATTGAACGAAACATAGAAGAAGTTGCAGCGTTGGATACGATTGATGGAGGGAAGTTGTATAGTTGGTGTAAAACTGTTGATATACCGGAAGCGGCTAATATCTTGCGTTACTATGCTGGTGCTGCGGATAAGATTCATGGAGAAGTGTTTAAAACTTCTAGGAATCTTCATTTGTATACTTTGATGGAACCTATTGGTGTTGTTGGGCATATTATACCTTGGAATTTTCCGACTATTATGTTTTTTACTAAGGTTGCTCCTTCTTTGGCTGCTGGTTGTACTATGGTTCTTAAACCTGCTGAACAAACACCTCTTTCGGCTTTGTTTTATGCTCATCTTGCTAAACAG GCTGGAATTCCGGATGGAGTACTCAACGTAGTACCTGGATTTGGTTCAAATGCTGGAGCTGCAATAACCTCACATATGGACATTGATGCA GTCAGTTTTACTGGTTCAACCGAAACAGGTCGTCGCGTAATGCAGGCGGCTGCATTGAGCAATTTGAAGCCGGTATCGCTTGAGTTAGGAGGCAAGTCACCTATCATAGTTTTTGATGATGCTGATGTTGATAAAGCTGTTGATCTTGCTCTATTTGGAATCCTTCATAATAAG GGTGAAGTATGTGTTGCATTTTCAAGAGTTTTTGTTCAAGAAGGAGTTTATGATGAATTTGAGAAGAAAGTGGTGGAAAAGGTGATAAATTGGGTAGTTGGTGACCCTTTTGATCCTAAAGTTCAACAAGGACCCCAA ACTAGTAAGGTACAGTTTGATAAAATTCTTTCCTATATTGAACATGGAAAGAATGAAGGAGCCACACTATTATATGGGGGTAGGAAAGTGGGAAAGAAAGGATACTACATTGAGCCTACTATTTTTACCAATGTTAAG GACGATATGCTAATAGCACAAGATGAAATATTTGGACCTGTTATGACACTTTCTAAGTTCAA GACCATTGATGAAGCAATTAAGAAGGCCAACAATACTAAATATGGCCTAGCAGCAGGGATTGTGACCCAAAACTTGGACATTGCCAATACTGTCACAAGGTCAATTCGGGCGGGCATCATTTGGATCAATTGCTACTTTGCCTTTGATAATGACTGCCCTTTTGGAGGGTATAAGATGAGTGGATTTGGAAGAGATTATGGATTGGAAGCACTTCACAAATATCTTCAAGTTAAATCTGTTGCAACTCCTATTTACAATTCTCCATGGCTTTGA